Proteins found in one Pelmatolapia mariae isolate MD_Pm_ZW linkage group LG7, Pm_UMD_F_2, whole genome shotgun sequence genomic segment:
- the btc gene encoding probetacellulin, with the protein MAKVYRLYVGIVIVRWLCVIGFLFVLLAAALALCKYCLAEWNATDVPPTGTVSDCHLHGNRDNCTEDTIDTGQSNGHFSKCPEELEHYCIHGECRYIKDQDAPSCRCQIGYIGSRCEYLNLEEQIQGKQGIIITCAIAGLVLLILLVVSICICSRRRRRLQRDRRREEPRNGTEKLGMMDSNATGSTLKPDSAEQPLTNSV; encoded by the exons ATGGCCAAAGTGTACAGACTCTATGTAGGAATAGTAATCG TACGTTGGTTGTGTGTGATTGGCTTTTTGTTTGTGCTCCTGGCTGCAGCTCTGGCCTTATGCAAATACTGCCTGGCAGAGTGGAATGCCACAGACGTGCCTCCCACTGGAACTGTGTCTGACTGTCATCTCCATGGCAACAGAGACAATTGCACAG AAGACACAATAGATACTGGACAGTCGAATGGGCACTTCTCAAAATGCCCAGAGGAACTTGAGCATTACTGCATCCATGGGGAGTGTCGTTACATTAAGGACCAGGATGCACCGTCCTGCAG GTGTCAGATCGGTTACATTGGTTCCAGGTGTGAGTACCTAAACCTGGAGGAGCAGATACAAGGCAAACAAGGAATCATAATTACCTGTGCCATCGCAGGGCTTGTGCTATTAATTCTTCTTGTTGTTTCCATCTGCATCTGTTCACG TCGTAGGAGGAGATTGCAAAGGGACAGACGAAGGGAGGAACCAAGGAATGGGACGGAGAAGCTTGGCATGATGGACAGCAATGCAACAGGCTCAACTTTAAAGCCcgactcagcagagcagccccTCACAAATTCTGTATGA